Below is a genomic region from Rhodohalobacter sp. 614A.
TCTTTAGAATCATGTCTATTGTTTCTCGTACGAGTGGATGTTCAGCCGGAAACCACATGTTTCTCAAATCAAGAATAGAATAATGCGAGGAAATCCATTTGGGTGAATAATAGCCCTTGCCCCAGTGTTTGTTCGGTTTTCTTTTTGATAAGATCTCCGCTCCCCAGCCTTCAGTTGCAATTCGTTTTCTCAAGTCATCACGTTCTTCAAAAAGCAGGTCCCGATGCACCTGGTATTGAATGGAAACATCTCCGTTTAGCAGCCACTTGATTCTCTCATCGGTTTTCATACCAAGCCATGTACTTTATCTTTTTCTTTCGTTTAAAAAACACATCACTTCTACACTTTAATATAGATTCACCTATAAAATCGTGCAAAACCACCTTTCATTTCTTCTGAAGGCCGATTTGAAAATTCAGTTAATTTTTTGGATTCAAGAGGTTACATTGGGTAGTCTCTCTTCAATAACCTCAATGTACCATAATTCTGAACCAATGATTTTTCCTTATTTATTTTCCAGTCATAACAGAGGGTTTTTACTTTTCATTAGTTTTTTCATTATCACATCTTTTTTCATCAGTTGTTCAGGAGAAGAAGAAAATGCCGGGCCGGTCAGTTTCGATCCGCAGGAGATTCGCATTGAAGGCGATCAGGCGGCCACTGAAGCCAGCGAAGTCACTCAAAATATCCAGGCAGTGCCGGCCGACGGATTGGAACTTTCGCTTTGGGCCTCCAATAAATTATTGGGCGATCCCATTGCCATCCATATGGACAACCAGGGACGGGCACTTATTACCGTGACCGACCGAAGCGGCAACTCGGAATTTGATATTCGCGGAGTAGATGACAGCTGGCGAATTGAATCCATGAAATGGGAAACCCTTCAAGACAGGCGTGAATTTCTCCATACGGAACTGGCACCGGAAAAAAGCGAACAGAATACGTGGATTCCGGACAGAAACGAAGATGGTTCGCACGACTGGCGAGACCTGGCTGTCATTAAGGAAGAAGTCTGGAGAATTGAAGATACCTCAAATGACGGCGTGGCCGACTATGCACAGCTTTTTATTCAGGATTTTAATACCGAAGTAACCGATGTTGCCGGTGCAGTCGTTGAATATAATGATGATGTGTTTGTAGGAGTAGGCCCCGATCTGTGGCGAATCCGGGATACAGATAATGACGGTATGGCCAACACGAAAGAGTCTATCAGCCACGGTTACAATGTTCACATAGGTTTTAGCGGTCATGGCATGTCGGGTTTGACGGTAGGGCCGGACGGCAGAATCTACTGGGGAATCGGGGATATGGGATTTAATGTGGTAGACAAAGAAGGCATTCGATGGTATTCTCCGAACCAGGGCGCAATCCTGCGGTCTGATCCGGACGGAAGTAATTTTGAAGTCTTTGCATCAGGAGTCAGAAATACCCACGAATTTGATTTCGACAAATACGGCAATCTCATTTCTGTAGATAACGACGGCGATCACCCCGGGGAAGAGGAGCGGCTGGTTTACCTCATTAATGGTTCAGACAGCGGCTGGCGAATCAACTGGCAGTTCGGGAAATACGGCGATCCAAAAAACAACGAATACAAAGTGTGGATGGATGAAGAATACTTCAAACCACGATTCGAAAACCAGGCGGCTCACATTTTACCGCCCATTGCCAATTATCATGCAGGCCCGGCCGGATTTGCCTATAATCCCGGCACGGCTTTAAGCGAAGAATGGCAGGAGCATTTCTTTGTGATGTCCTTTCGCGGATCCATAGCTAATTCACCTATTTATGCGTTTACTCTAAACCAAAAAGGAGCCGGGTTTGAACTCGAAACCGACCAGGAAGTGCTAACCGGAATTCTGGCCGTTGGCCTCGACTTTGGTCCCGATGGTGCACTTTATATGACCGATTGGATTGAAGGCTGGGGACAAAATGAAGAAGGCAGAATCTGGAAACTCGATGCTGCCGGTCAGTCAAATTCCGCAATCCGAAGAGAGGTGAAAGATCTGTTGGCGGAAGATTTTGGTGAGAAAAACGAGAACGAATTGTCATCACTATTGGAGCACGAAGATATGAGAATTCGCCAGAAAGCACAGTTTGAATTGGTCAGCCGAAAGGCAAATGATGTATTGCTTTCCACAATCGAAAACAGTTCCAGCCAACTGGCCCGAATTCATGGAGTTTGGGGATTGGCTCAACTTGGCCGGGAGAATACAGATGCGGTTGAACCATTAATTGAGTTTTTGGACGATGAAGATTCTGAAATCCGGGCGCAATCCGCAAAAATGCTCGGAGATGTTCGGTACGAGCCGGCTGCTGAACATATTATTCCACTTTTATCTGATGAAGGTGCACGGACGCAGCTTTTCGCTGCGGAAGCCCTTGGAAGAATCGGTTATGAAAACGCCGTTAATCCAATTGTTGAAATGCTGGAAGCCAATAATGACGAGGATGTTTACTTGCGCCATGCCGGAGCAATTGCATTGGCTCGAATTGGGAATGGCGAGGCCGTCACCAACCTGGCCGATCATCCGTCTCGTGCCGTTCGAATTGCTGCGGTCGTTGCTCTGAAACGAATGGGCGAGGCCGGTATCATCGAATTCCTGGATGACGAGGATGAGTATATCGTCACCAATGCGGCGCGGGCAATTTCAGATGATCAGTACATCGAAGAAGCGATCCCGGAACTCGCCAAACTTTTGGACAATCCACGATTTACAAATGAACCTCTCATTCGCAGGGTCATCAACGCCAATCTTTACAGCGGAACAGCAGAGGATGCCGAACGACTTGCTCAATTCTCTCTGAGTGAAACCATTCCTGTTGAATTAAGAATGGAAGCCCTCAATACATTGGAATACTGGGATAATCCGTCCATT
It encodes:
- a CDS encoding HEAT repeat domain-containing protein, which encodes MIFPYLFSSHNRGFLLFISFFIITSFFISCSGEEENAGPVSFDPQEIRIEGDQAATEASEVTQNIQAVPADGLELSLWASNKLLGDPIAIHMDNQGRALITVTDRSGNSEFDIRGVDDSWRIESMKWETLQDRREFLHTELAPEKSEQNTWIPDRNEDGSHDWRDLAVIKEEVWRIEDTSNDGVADYAQLFIQDFNTEVTDVAGAVVEYNDDVFVGVGPDLWRIRDTDNDGMANTKESISHGYNVHIGFSGHGMSGLTVGPDGRIYWGIGDMGFNVVDKEGIRWYSPNQGAILRSDPDGSNFEVFASGVRNTHEFDFDKYGNLISVDNDGDHPGEEERLVYLINGSDSGWRINWQFGKYGDPKNNEYKVWMDEEYFKPRFENQAAHILPPIANYHAGPAGFAYNPGTALSEEWQEHFFVMSFRGSIANSPIYAFTLNQKGAGFELETDQEVLTGILAVGLDFGPDGALYMTDWIEGWGQNEEGRIWKLDAAGQSNSAIRREVKDLLAEDFGEKNENELSSLLEHEDMRIRQKAQFELVSRKANDVLLSTIENSSSQLARIHGVWGLAQLGRENTDAVEPLIEFLDDEDSEIRAQSAKMLGDVRYEPAAEHIIPLLSDEGARTQLFAAEALGRIGYENAVNPIVEMLEANNDEDVYLRHAGAIALARIGNGEAVTNLADHPSRAVRIAAVVALKRMGEAGIIEFLDDEDEYIVTNAARAISDDQYIEEAIPELAKLLDNPRFTNEPLIRRVINANLYSGTAEDAERLAQFSLSETIPVELRMEALNTLEYWDNPSIFDRVTGRHRGQISNNLNDAQEAIAGVMETHLSSTNENLKLAALNAIGNLEMPNAAPQVLTLAQKDPSAEIRSTALHTLSDLNYDEMDEVLASTIEDSNLDVRMKALALLVDSNLSVETKVALFTTVIKGGSVDEKKAAYDALSRLDSPAAEELLLGEMNELMNGDLNREIQLDLILAIENSGSTDLQQALDEYNNQKPQGEMAQYRESLYGGNAENGAQIFYSDVSAQCTRCHMVRNFGAEVGPDLTTVGDRLNRNELLLSIIDPSAQPSAGYSPVTVTKTNGESVSGVFHSETDTQLTLTVRGQQMNIPKSEISETQLAPSAMLDMSDRLTKSQIRDLVEFLTTLHEE